The following coding sequences are from one Scomber japonicus isolate fScoJap1 chromosome 3, fScoJap1.pri, whole genome shotgun sequence window:
- the plch2b gene encoding 1-phosphatidylinositol 4,5-bisphosphate phosphodiesterase eta-2, producing MFSPSLARGSSREAKHTSNPLNSPTPSIMSSPKLWQKASISRLAEEFFWIGGSVVAQPKWRLGQIVERCMYTMQTGTQMTKLKGKKKGLVRFFYLDEHKSCIRWQPSRKHDKAKITIDSIHEVCEGKKSEMFRRYADNRFDPNCCFSIYYGERVKSLDLVSTNAEETRTWITGLKYLMAGISDEDSLARRQRTRDQWLQQTFSEADKNGDGTLSIGEVHQLLHKLNVNLPKQKVRQMFQEADTDENQGSLGFEEFCSFYKMISTRRDLYLIMISYSNQKEVMDLHDLARFLENEQKMRGLAREHLIDIVAKFEPCPENLQRMVLGIDGFTNYMRSPAGDIFNPEHNQVNQDMTQPLCNYFIATSHNTYLTGDQLLSQSRVEMYAYVLQAGCRCVEVDCWDGPDGEPIIHHGYTLTSKILFKEVVETINKYAFTKSPYPVILSIENHCTVPQQKKMAEYLKEVLQDKLDLSNINVYECKKQPSPEILKGKVLVKGKKLPANLDPDAEEGDVSDEDTGDDEEEDDDEEDNLQDGNNLTSASQPKKKRRFARSIIRSFKRKRKKRIRIKSKTVSDGESDISSSKERTQIVYHTKKRKTMRLSRALSDLVKYTKSVRVHDIETQAFANSWQVSSLNETVMNQILQLKPGELVRFNQRQLLRVYPSNYRVDSSNFNPQPYWNAGCHMVAMNYQTEGRMLELNRAKFSSNGNCGYILKPKCMYKGAFNPNLEEPLPGHKKTQLILKIISGQQLPKPKDSMFGDRGEIIDPFVEVEIIGLPVDCTKQQTRVVDDNGFNPMWEETLVFNILMPQVALVRFQVWDHDPIGRDFIGQRTVALTSMMPGYRHVYLEGMAESSIFVHVGISNMLGKIKPTNAVKVARKHFQKAAHKHMKGHQRHPSIDFSVQSSEDGRALYFGKDMDSISQDSRNGEMSFLVQGPAGKAAIHNWAMSEPVRRAHRVKIHEPPETRRGLYSRMSSTESQQVVVAPRVIADVFDLDSSSQASCPNSPGPDTQNPIPAELENEPKSPQTNCAEQQTEISLIQKSEPEKPEPSEELPIETEPDNETAPEPEQPVETDSVPEPQPVPHPEAKSFPLIAPSSPPRVRRTLEAPATPRPPTPIRKKARSRSCPRKPTTSPHTPMVNRRPAHQWQTQRAQSYGSYSKHVRPIPNGLCLSDSTSSSGGSTDSLEFVPSCVLAGAEQREGTLQREMKALFDQKMREIRCKSPLFPDDEL from the exons CCATCCATTATGAGCTCCCCAAAACTTTGGCAGAAAGCCTCAATCTCAAGACTTGCAGAGGAGTTTTTCTGGATTGGTGGCAGTGTGGTCGCACAGCCTAAATGGAGGCTGGGTCAGATAG TGGAGAGGTGCATGTACACAATGCAGACTGGCACTCAGATGACCAAActgaagggaaagaagaaaggacttGTGCGATTCTTTTACCTGGACGAGCACAAGTCCTGCATCCGATGGCAGCCTTCCAGGAAACATGACAAGGCCAAAA TAACTATTGATTCCATCCATGAAGTCTGCGAAGGGAAAAAGTCAGAGATGTTCAGGCGGTACGCAGACAACCGCTTCGACCCAAACTGCTGCTTCAGCATTTACTATGGGGAGCGTGTGAAGTCCCTTGACCTGGTCTCCACCAACGCAGAGGAGACCCGCACCTGGATCACAGGGCTGAAATACCTCATGGCTGGTATCAGTGATGAAGACAGTTTGGCCCGGAGGCAGCGCACACGTGATCA GTGGTTACAGCAGACATTCTCTGAGGCCGACAAAAATGGAGACGGCACCTTGAGCATTGGAGAGGTTCACCAGCTGCTCCATAAACTCAACGTGAATTTACCCAAGCAGAAAGTCAGACAGATGTTCCAA GAAGCAGACACAGATGAGAACCAGGGCTCTCTGGGATTTGAAGAGTTCTGTTCATTCTACAAGATGATTTCTACGCGCAGAGACCTCTACCTGATAATGATCTCCTACAGCAATCAAAAAGAAGTCATGGATCTACATGATCTTGCCCGCTTTCTGGAAAATGAACAGAAG aTGCGAGGTCTAGCCAGAGAACATCTAATAGACATAGTGGCCAAATTTGAGCCATGTCCTGAGAACCTTCAGCGTATGGTCCTGGGTATTGATG GTTTCACCAACTACATGCGAAGTCCTGCAGGTGATATCTTCAACCCTGAACACAACCAGGTGAACCAGGACATGACGCAGCCTCTGTGTAACTACTTCATTGCCACATCGCACAACACCTACTTGACTGGAGACCAGCTGCTGTCTCAGTCTAGAGTGGAAATGTATGCCTATGTTCTCCAGGCTGGTTGTCGCTGTGTGGAGG tGGACTGCTGGGATGGGCCAGATGGGGAGCCCATTATCCATCATGGTTACACCCTGACATCAAAAATCCTCTTCAAAGAGGTCGTTGAAACAATTAACAAATATGCCTTCACCAAATCACC GTACCCAGTGATTTTGTCTATAGAGAACCATTGCACTGTGCCTCAGCAGAAAAAGATGGCTGAGTACCTGAAGGAGGTGCTACAGGACAAACTGGACCTGTCCAATATCAATGTGTATGAATGCAAGAAGCAGCCTTCCCCTGAAATCCTGAAAGGGAAAGTTTTAGTCAAG GGAAAGAAGCTACCTGCAAACCTTGATCCTGATGCAGAGGAAGGAGATGTGTCTGATGAAGATACTGGGGATGAcgaagaagaggatgatgatgaagaggataaCTTACAG GATGGGAATAACCTTACCTCTGCCAGTCAACCTAAAAAGAAGAGGCGATTTGCCAGATCGATCATAAGGAGCTTCAAACGAAAG aggaaaaagagaatccgaataaaaagtaaaactgtgTCAGATGGAGAATCagacatcagcagcagcaaggAAAGGACACAAATTGTTTACCATACGAA GAAGAGGAAAACAATGAGGCTTTCCCGAGCTCTGTCTGACCTAGTCAAATACACCAAATCTGTCCGTGTGCATGACATAGAAACACAAG CATTTGCAAACAGTTGGCAGGTATCATCCTTGAACGAGACCGTTATGAACCAGATCTTACAGCTGAAACCAGGTGAGTTGGTCCGTTTCAACCAGCGCCAACTACTCAGAGTCTACCCATCAAACTACAGAGTTGACTCGAGCAACTTCAACCCACAACCATACTGGAATGCAGGATGCCATATGG TTGCAATGAATTACCAAACAGAGGGACGTATGCTTGAACTGAACCGAGCCAAGTTTTCAAGCAATGGAAACTGCGGATATATTCTAAAGCCTAAATGCATGTATAAAG GTGCCTTTAACCCGAATTTGGAGGAGCCTCTACCAGGACACAAAAAGACTCAATTAATACTGAAGATCATCAGTGGACAGCAGCTTCCTAAACCCAAAGACTCCATGTTTggggacagaggagag ATTATTGACCCCTTTGTGGAGGTTGAGATAATTGGTCTACCTGTTGACTGTACAAAGCAGCAGACCAGGGTGGTGGATGATAATG GTTTCAACCCCATGTGGGAGGAGACTCTCGTCTTCAATATTCTTATGCCACAAGTTGCCCTTGTGCGTTTCCAAGTGTGGGATCACGATCCTATTGGTCGAGATTTCATTGGACAGAGGACTGTAGCTTTGACCAGCATGATGCCAG GTTATCGGCATGTGTACCTGGAGGGGATGGCGGAGTCATCCATCTTTGTTCATGTCGGTATCAGTAATATGTTAGGAAAG ATTAAACCCACAAATGCTGTGAAGGTAGCCAGGAAACACTTCCAAAAAGCAGCCCATAAACATATGAAGGGTCATCAAAGGCATCCTTCTATAGACTTCTCCGTGCAGTCCTCAGAAGACGGACGTGCACTCTACTTCGGGAAGGATATGGACTCCATCTCTCAGGACAGCAGGAATGGAGAAATGTCTTTTCTTGTGCAAGGACCAGCAGGCAAGGCTGCCATTCACAACTGGGCCATGAGTGAGCCAGTGAGGCGTGCTCATAGAGTTAAAATTCATGAACCGCCAGAGACAAGGAGAGGGCTCTACAGCCGGATGTCCTCTACTGAATCACAGCAAGTGGTGGTGGCTCCTCGTGTGATAGCAGACGTCTTTGACCTTGATTCCTCTTCCCAGGCTTCGTGTCCAAATAGTCCTGGCCCTGACACTCAAAACCCAATTCCAGCTGAGTTGGAGAATGAACCTAAATCACCACAAACAAACTGTGcagagcagcagacagaaaTTTCACTAATTCAGAAATCTGAACCAGAGAAGCCTGAACCATCCGAGGAATTACCAATAGAAACAGAGCCAGACAATGAAACTGCCCCTGAACCAGAACAACCAGTAGAAACTGATTCGGTCCCTGAGCCTCAGCCCGTGCCACACCCTGAAGCCAAATCCTTTCCACTTATCGCCCCGTCATCCCCACCCAGGGTCAGACGGACCTTGGAAGCTCCAGCCACCCCCCGACCACCCACCCCAATACGAAAAAAGGCCCGCTCACGCAGTTGCCCTCGTAAACCAACTACCTCCCCTCATACACCAATGGTTAACCGCAGGCCTGCTCACCAGTGGCAGACACAGCGAGCACAAAGCTATGGCAGTTACAGCAAGCATGTGAGACCCATACCCAACGGCCTCTGCCTGTCTGACAGCACATCCAGCAGCGGTGGCAGCACGGACAGTTTGGAGTTTGTGCCCTCCTGTGTGTTAGCTGGTGCAGAACAACGTGAGGGCACCTTGCAGAGGGAGATGAAGGCCCTTTTTGATCAGAAGATGAGGGAGATCCGCTGTAAATCACCACTTTTTCCAGATGATGAGTTGTGA
- the si:dkey-183j2.10 gene encoding glutamate receptor U1 → MKIQIKRARMLFGFILAAGFLLNVGMCTAVQSELRVTTIKQEPYTMSKGSQLEGFCMDLLSEVAKKVGFKYKVQLVKDSSYGRQDESGSWNGMIGEVVRGEADLAIAPLTLTAAREKAVGMTKPFMQTGISILLRKDISEDAGFFDFLTPFTAETWVGILIAYLGTTACIFIAARLSPCEWSQPQSEQNRFSFFHSLWYTAGALTLQGAGPHPRALSGRVICCSWWLFTIVLLACYFSNLSSSKSSESTHLSVKGFEDLANQNTIEFGCLAGSSTLAFFRNSNNPLYRRIHEHMERTKSYVSSMDEGVRRAKEGNYAFIGESVSLDLAVARHCELVRAHEVIGMRGYSIAAALGSPVIKNLSVAILQLSEAGELAYLRSKWWASSCMAGKAKSPAVQPHSLKGMFLVLSLGLGLGTLLAVLELTSRSRSSAADQRKSCCTVLTEELGLRLRTNDATRPQEAADKDKEKA, encoded by the exons ATGAA GATACAAATTAAGAGAGCCAGGATGCTGTTTGGCTTTATATTGGCTGCTGGATTCTTGCTCAATGTGGGAATGTGCACTGCAG TGCAATCAGAGCTGAGAGTTACAACAATAAAG CAAGAGCCATATACAATGTCCAAAGGCTCACAGCTGGAAGGCTTTTGCATGGATCTGCTGTCTGAAGTTGCCAAAAAGGTGGGCTTCAAGTACAAAGTTCAGCTGGTGAAAGACAGTTCATATGGTCGACAGGACGAGAGTGGGAGCTGGAATGGGATGATCGGAGAGGTGGTGAGAGGG GAGGCAGATCTCGCAATTGCTCCACTAACTCTCACTGCAGCTCGGGAGAAAGCGGTGGGGATGACCAAACCATTCATGCAAACAGGAATCAGCATCCTGCTGAGGAAGGACATCTCGGAGGACGCAGGCTTCTTTGATTTCCTGACCCCCTTTACAGCAGAGACATGGGTCGGCATACTCATTGCCTACCTGGGGACCACTGCTTGCATCTTTATAGCTGCCAG ACTCAGCCCATGTGAGTGGAGTCAGCCTCAGAGTGAGCAGAACAGATTCAGCTTCTTCCACAGCCTGTGGTACACAGCTGGAGCCTTGACGCTGCAAG GTGCTGGTCCTCATCCCCGAGCTCTTTCAGGACGTGTCATCTGCTGCAGCTGGTGGTTATTTACCATTGTCCTCTTGGCTTGTTATTTCTCCAACCTCAGCTCCTCTAAGAGCTCCGAGTCCACTCACCTGTCGGTGAAAGGGTTTGAGGACTTGGCCAATCAAAACACAATTGAGTTTGGCTGTCTGGCTGGCTCCTCCACACTCGCTTTCTTCAGG aATTCAAATAACCCTCTGTACCGCAGAATCCATGAACACATGGAGAGAACTAAGAGTTATGTGTCATCTATGGATGAAGGGGTTCGGCGTGCGAAAGAGGGCAACTATGCCTTTATTGGAGAGTCTGTCTCTCTAGACTTGGCAGTAGCACGCCATTGTGAACTGGTCAGAGCTCATGAAGTCATTGGCATGAGAGGCTATAGCATTGCTGCCGCCCTCG GCTCTCCCGTCATAAAGAACCTCAGTGTGGCAATCCTTCAACTGAGCGAGGCAGGAGAGCTGGCATACCTGAGAAGCAAGTGGTGGGCCAGCAGCTGCATGGCAGGCAAAGCCAAATCTCCAGCTGTGCAGCCGCACAGTCTCAAAGGGATGTTTCTGGTTCTTTCCCTGGGCCTGGGGCTGGGAACACTGCTGGCTGTACTGGAGCTCACGTCCAGGAGCCGCAGCAGTGCAGCAGACCAGAGG AAATCCTGCTGCACTGTTCTGACTGAGGAGCTTGGTCTGCGCCTGAGGACCAATGATGCAACCAGACCTCAAGAAGCtgcagataaagataaagaaaaggCATAG